The following proteins are encoded in a genomic region of Vicugna pacos chromosome 16, VicPac4, whole genome shotgun sequence:
- the MRPL27 gene encoding large ribosomal subunit protein bL27m produces the protein MALAALTLRTRTAVTALLNPPQAAALAVRYASKKTGGSSKNLGGKSPGKRFGVKKMEGHYVHAGNILATQRHFRWHPGAHVGLGKKKCLYALEEGVVRYTKEVYVPSPSNSEAVDLVTRLPKGAVLYKTFVHVVPAKPEGTFKLVAML, from the exons ATGGCGTTGGCGGCGCTGACGCTGAGGACGCGGACAGCTG TTACAGCCCTGCTGAACCCCCCTCAGGCTGCAGCTCTTGCTGTCAGATATGCATCCAAGAAGACAGGTGGCAGCTCCAAGAACCTGGGTGGAAAGTCACCAGGCAAACGTTTTGGCGTCAAGAAAATGGAGG GTCACTACGTTCATGCTGGCAACATCCTTGCAACACAGCGCCACTTCCGCTGGCACCCAGGTGCTCAT gtggggctgggaaagAAGAAGTGCCTGTATGCCCTGGAGGAGGGGGTAGTCCGCTACACTAAGGAGGTCTACGTGCCCAGTCCCAGCAACTCGGAGGCTGTAGATCTGGTCACCAGGCTGCCCAAGGGCGCTGTGCTCTATAAGACTTTTGTCCATGTGGTTCCTGCCAAGCCTGAGGGCACCTTCAAACTGGTGGCTATGCTTTGA
- the EME1 gene encoding crossover junction endonuclease EME1 — protein sequence MALKKSSLSLESSESDSEELPTFAFLKKEPSSAKRRGPQKEEEIVVVDISDSEASCPPSPKWKDPPPVPDTAETVSQTEPVRVLSSGSDEEEEFIPLAERLTCRFLTHKQLSPEDSSSPAKSVLAHQTNEGASRDWQNQPFPRIPHIPPHDTLARHASKCKDPMLDHPCHQLPACPTTCCVQSNSLTVTQTNAEVPPPQKRTKHNQKVQKRDSQRCQQRGLARQKESTLRQQERKKAAALVNRLKAQRPEECLKHIVVLLDPVLLQMEGGGQLLCALQSMECSCVIEAQAVPRSISWRRRAGPAEDGEEDWVEEPMILVLLLAEAFVPMIYNFKQRTLGSTEEGKETLQSFVTDITARTAGKAVSLVVVDQENCFSAPNPPRRRKQGVANRGQAKEKRKERQLEANTAARVTRVDIEEALVDLQLHTEAQARIVQSWKELADFACTFTKAVAEAPFKKLRDQTSFSFCLESDWAGGAKVDRCGRGLALVWKRQIQQLNRVSLEMASAVVDAYPSPQLLIQAYKRCISEQERQNLLAGIQVRRGEGVTATSRRIGPELSRRIYLQMTALQPDLSLDTAD from the exons ATGGCTCTAAAGAAGTCATCACTCTCACTGGAATCCAGTGAGAGTGACTCTGAGGAGTTGCCAACATTTGCCTTCCTGAAGAAGGAACCATCTTCAGCAAAGAGGAGAGGGCCTCAGAAAGAGGAGGAGATTGTAGTGGTTGACATCTCAGATTCTGAGGCCTCCTGTCCTCCATCACCAAAATGGAAAGATCCACCACCTGTCCCAGACACAGCTGAAACTGTCTCACAAACAGAGCCAGTCAGGGTGCTAAGCAGTGGaagtgatgaggaggaggaatttATTCCCCTGGCTGAGAGACTTACTTGTAGATTTTTGACCCACAAGCAGCTGAGCCCTGAGGACTCCAGCTCCCCAGCTAAAAGTGTTTTGGCTCATCAGACTAATGAAGGAGCATCACGTGACTGGCAAAACCAGCCCTTTCCAAGGATCCCTCATATTCCCCCCCATGACACCTTAGCAAGGCATGCATCCAAGTGCAAGGACCCTATGCTAGACCATCCATGCCATCAGCTTCCAGCCTGCCCAACTACCTGCTGTGTCCAGAGCAACAGCTTGACAGTAACCCAAACAAATGCTGAGGTACCCCCGCCTCAGAAGAGAACCAAGCATAATCAGAAGGTCCAGAAGAGAGACtcccagagatgccagcagcgggGACTAGCAAGACAGAAGGAAAGCACCCTGAGGcaacaggaaaggaagaaggcagCAGCCCTGGTCAACAGGCTGAAAGCTCAGAGGCCAGAGGAATGCTTAAAGCACATCGTTGTGCTGCTGGATCCAG TGCTCTTACAGATGGAAGGTGGGGGCCAGCTCCTCTGTGCACTGCAGTCCATGGAGTGCTCCTGTGTGATTGAGGCGCAGGCTGTGCCTCGCAGCATCTCCTGGAGGAGAAGGGCTGGGCCCGCTGAG GATGGAGAGGAGGACTGGGTGGAGGAGCCAATGATCCTGGTGTTGCTCTTGGCAGAGGCATTTGTACCTATGATCTACAATTTCAAACAG AGAACTCTGGGCAGCAccgaggaagggaaggaaacgcTTCAGAGCTTTGTAACTGACATCACGGCAAGGACAGCTGGGAAAGCTGTGTCACTGGTGGTTGTGGATCAGGAGAACTGTTTCAG TGCTCCGAATCCCCCGAGGAGAAGGAAACAGGGAGTGGCCAACAGAGGACAGGccaaggagaagaggaaggagagacaaCTAGAGGCCAACACAGCGGCCAGGGTGACCAGGGTAGACATAGAAGAG GCACTGGTGGATCTGCAGCTACACACAGAAGCCCAGGCTCGAATTGTGCAGAGCTGGAAAGAGCTGGCCGACTTTGCATGCACGTTCACAAAGGCTGTGGCTGAAGCACCCTTCAA AAAGCTCCGAGATCAAACTAGTTTCTCCTTCTGCCTGGAGAGTGACTGGGCTGGAGGGGCAAAGGTGGACCGCTGTGGCAGGGGGCTCGCGCTGGTCTGGAAGAGACAGATTCAGCAGCTGAACCGAGTCAGCCTGGAAATGGCCAGTGCTGTTGTGGACGCCTATCCCTCCCCGCAGCTCCTGATCCAG GCTTATAAGCGGTGTATTTCCGAGCAAGAACGCCAGAATTTGCTCGCAGGCATACAGGTGCGCCGTGGAGAAGGTGTGACAGCCACCTCCCGCCGTATTGGGCCAGAGCTGTCCAGGCGCATCTACCTTCAGATGACAGCTTTGCAGCCAGATCTCTCTTTAGACACTGCAGACTGA
- the LRRC59 gene encoding leucine-rich repeat-containing protein 59 produces MTKAGSKGGNLRDKLDGNELDLSLSDLNEVPVKELAALPKATILDLSCNKLTTLPADFCSLTHLVKLDLSKNKLRQLPADFGRLVNLQHLDLLNNRLVTLPVSFAQLKSLKWLDLKDNPLDPVLAKVAGDCLDEKQCKQCANKVLQHMKAVQVDQERERQRRLEIDREAEKKWEAKQRAKEAQERELRKREKAEEKERRRKEYDALKAAKREQEKKPKKETNQAPKSKSGSRPRKPPPRKHTRSWAVLKLLLLLLLCAAGGLVACRVTELQQQPLCTSVNTIYDNAVRGLRSHDILQWVLQTDSQQ; encoded by the exons ATGACCAAGGCCGGTAGCAAGGGCGGGAACCTCCGCGACAAGCTGGACGGCAATGAGCTAGACCTGAGCCTCAGCGACCTGAATGAGGTCCCAGTCAAGGAGCTG GCTGCCCTCCCAAAGGCCACCATCCTGGATCTGTCCTGCAATAAACTGACAACTCTACCG GCGGACTTCTGCAGCCTCACGCACCTGGTGAAGCTGGACCTGAGTAAGAACAAGCTGCGGCAGCTGCCAGCGGACTTTGGCCGACTGGTCAACCTTCAGCACCTGGACCTCCTCAACAACAGGCtggtcaccctgcctgtcagcTTCGCTCAGCTCAAG AGCCTGAAGTGGCTGGACCTGAAGGATAACCCCCTGGATCCTGTCCTGGCCAAGGTGGCAGGGGATTGCTTGGATGAGAAGCAGTGTAAGCAGTGTGCCAACAAG GTGTTACAGCACATGAAGGCCGTGCAGGTGGATCAGGAGCGAGAGAGGCAGCGGCGGCTGGAAATAGACCGAG AGGCCGAGAAGAAGTGGGAGGCCAAGCAGCGAGCTAAGGAGGCTCAGGAGCGGGAGCTGCGGAAGCGGGAGAAGGCGGAAGAGAAGGAGCGCCGGAGAAAGGAGTACGACGCCCTCAAAGCAGCCAAGCGGGAGCAGGAGAAGAAACCTAAGAAGGAAACAAACCAGGCCCCGA AATCCAAGTCCGGCTCTCGGCCCCGTAAGCCGCCCCCCCGGAAACACACCCGGTCCTGGGCTGTGctgaagctgctgctgctgctgctgctgtgtgcAGCTGGCGGGCTGGTTGCTTGTCGGGTGACAGAGCTGCAGCAGCAGCCCCTCTGCACCAGCGTGAACACCATCTATGACAATGCGGTCCGGGGCCTGCGCAGCCATGACATCCTCCAGTGGGTCCTGCAGACCGATTCTCAGCAGTGA